A DNA window from Actinomadura coerulea contains the following coding sequences:
- a CDS encoding YajQ family cyclic di-GMP-binding protein — translation MADSSFDIVSKLDRQEVDNALNQAAKEVANRFDFRNVDAGIKWSGESIEIQANTEERANAVLDVLKDKLVKRGISLKAIDAGEPKLSGKVYKLGVGLKEGIAQEDAKKIGKIIRDEGPKGVKAQVQGEELRVSSKKKDDLQQVITLLKGKDLDVALQFVNYR, via the coding sequence ACATCGTGTCGAAGCTCGACCGGCAGGAGGTCGACAACGCGTTGAACCAGGCCGCCAAGGAGGTGGCGAACCGGTTCGACTTCCGGAACGTGGACGCGGGGATCAAGTGGTCCGGGGAGTCGATCGAGATCCAGGCGAACACCGAGGAGCGGGCGAACGCCGTGCTGGACGTGCTGAAGGACAAGCTCGTCAAGCGGGGGATCTCGCTGAAGGCGATCGACGCGGGTGAGCCGAAGCTGTCGGGCAAGGTGTACAAGCTGGGCGTGGGCCTGAAGGAGGGCATCGCCCAGGAGGACGCCAAGAAGATCGGCAAGATCATCCGGGATGAGGGCCCCAAGGGTGTGAAGGCCCAGGTCCAGGGTGAGGAGCTGCGGGTCAGCTCGAAGAAGAAGGACGACCTCCAGCAGGTCATCACCCTGTTGAAGGGCAAGGACCTCGACGTCGCGCTGCAGTTCGTCAACTACCGGTAG